One window of Thermocoleostomius sinensis A174 genomic DNA carries:
- a CDS encoding P-II family nitrogen regulator translates to MPQKASKLVIVTEKVLLKQIAKIIDKAGATGYTVVEAGGKGSRNVRSSGQPTVSDSFSNIKIEVLTASRDIAVKISDEVAVQFFDDYSGIAYICEAEVLHAHTF, encoded by the coding sequence ATGCCCCAGAAAGCCAGCAAGCTCGTCATTGTCACCGAAAAGGTACTGCTGAAACAGATCGCCAAGATCATCGACAAAGCCGGGGCTACCGGTTATACAGTGGTGGAAGCTGGCGGTAAAGGCAGTCGCAATGTACGCTCGTCGGGACAACCCACCGTTAGCGACAGCTTCTCAAATATCAAGATCGAGGTGCTCACCGCTAGCCGGGATATAGCCGTGAAGATTTCAGATGAGGTCGCGGTGCAGTTTTTCGACGATTATTCAGGCATTGCCTATATCTGTGAGGCGGAAGTACTGCACGCGCACACGTTCTAA
- a CDS encoding GNAT family N-acetyltransferase has product MAQFHYQAATGDNEIKHLSQILSQCFIGSPSESLDYINQIGASNFRTIGINKQLVGGLALIPMGQWWGGQRVTMTGIAAVGIAPEYRGGGAAITLLQQMLRELHDTGVPISVLYPATQRLYRKAGYEQGGSRVSWSMPTSAIQLRDRLLPIQSVESIEINRFVELQQAFAQRQNGHLDRHVAIWQERLKTDDKTPLYAYLIGEPPQGYVIFTQRRSVEQSTLQVRDWAVTSAEAGRSLLTFWSDHRSQIDKIGWTGAAIDPLLLLLPEQSAKQVSSMSWMLRIVNARSALEKRGYPVELETELHVELQDDWLTENNGKFVLSVSEGKGDVSPGGRGDLKLTIRGLAPLYSGWLTPLQLKWTGLLDASDSVLTIATQLFTGSCPWLPDFF; this is encoded by the coding sequence ATGGCTCAGTTTCACTATCAAGCAGCTACCGGGGATAACGAGATTAAACACTTGAGCCAAATTTTGTCCCAATGCTTCATTGGCTCGCCCAGCGAAAGCCTTGATTATATTAATCAGATTGGAGCTTCTAACTTTCGCACGATCGGCATCAATAAACAGTTAGTAGGCGGCTTGGCGCTGATTCCGATGGGACAGTGGTGGGGCGGGCAACGAGTCACTATGACCGGCATTGCAGCGGTTGGAATTGCGCCAGAATATCGTGGAGGCGGGGCTGCGATTACTCTGTTGCAACAGATGCTGAGAGAGTTACACGACACAGGTGTGCCCATTTCGGTGCTCTATCCTGCAACTCAACGACTCTATCGCAAAGCTGGCTATGAGCAGGGAGGAAGCCGCGTTAGTTGGTCGATGCCAACATCAGCAATTCAATTGCGCGATCGATTGTTGCCGATTCAATCCGTGGAGTCGATCGAAATCAACCGTTTTGTTGAACTTCAGCAAGCCTTTGCTCAACGTCAAAATGGGCATCTCGATCGTCATGTTGCCATTTGGCAAGAACGATTGAAGACTGACGATAAAACCCCGCTTTATGCCTATCTGATTGGCGAGCCGCCACAGGGGTACGTGATCTTTACTCAACGACGATCGGTGGAGCAGTCAACGTTACAGGTGCGCGATTGGGCAGTGACTTCGGCTGAAGCGGGGCGCAGTCTTTTAACGTTTTGGTCCGATCATCGGTCGCAAATTGACAAAATTGGTTGGACTGGGGCGGCAATCGATCCGTTGCTATTACTACTACCAGAGCAATCCGCCAAGCAGGTGTCAAGCATGAGTTGGATGCTGCGAATAGTCAATGCGCGATCGGCGTTGGAAAAGCGCGGCTATCCGGTTGAACTTGAAACTGAATTGCACGTTGAACTTCAGGATGATTGGCTTACAGAAAATAACGGTAAGTTCGTTCTATCGGTATCCGAGGGTAAGGGAGATGTTTCCCCCGGTGGTCGAGGCGATCTGAAGTTAACTATTCGAGGACTAGCACCGCTATACAGCGGATGGTTGACGCCGCTTCAGTTGAAATGGACAGGCTTACTCGACGCTTCTGACTCTGTTCTGACGATAGCTACCCAACTGTTTACAGGTAGCTGTCCTTGGCTGCCGGACTTCTTCTAG
- a CDS encoding SGNH/GDSL hydrolase family protein, translating to MALTVSTPLLQPLAPIAELVVFGDSLSDVGNVFQATGGLHPPSPYFQGRYSNGRVWVEYLSDRLELSSTDMTNFAYGGATAADTPNALVPSLHSQVQSFLSSYSQVSTQINTQALYVIWIGANDYLQGSARTDAPANVVIESIDTLVRAGATRILVANLPNLGQLPATQNSTQADTLNSLSKAYNRRLQRSLNQLNQSLSQENQHTAKLKLAVLDVNALYRHAITNPAKYGLTNVTQACLTESQRCDQPEQFLFWDGIHPTTAAHQVLGEAAFAAIQDAGMTRSQLAQLP from the coding sequence ATGGCTCTGACTGTTTCGACCCCATTGTTGCAACCCTTGGCACCCATCGCTGAACTGGTTGTATTTGGGGATAGTCTTTCAGATGTGGGGAATGTATTTCAGGCAACTGGAGGACTGCATCCACCTTCGCCATATTTTCAAGGACGTTACTCGAATGGACGAGTTTGGGTTGAATATTTGAGCGATCGACTCGAGTTGTCATCTACAGATATGACCAATTTTGCCTATGGAGGGGCTACTGCGGCCGATACCCCCAATGCGCTAGTTCCCAGCCTTCACAGCCAAGTTCAGTCTTTTCTGTCCTCTTACTCTCAAGTAAGTACTCAAATCAATACTCAAGCACTTTATGTTATTTGGATAGGAGCCAATGATTACTTGCAGGGCAGTGCTCGCACCGACGCCCCGGCTAATGTAGTCATCGAGTCGATCGATACTTTGGTTCGGGCAGGAGCGACTCGAATTTTGGTCGCTAATTTACCCAATTTGGGACAACTACCAGCAACACAGAACAGCACTCAAGCAGACACGCTCAATTCCTTATCCAAAGCTTACAATCGGCGTCTACAGCGATCGTTGAACCAACTCAATCAATCACTGAGTCAAGAAAATCAACACACAGCCAAGTTAAAGCTAGCTGTTTTAGATGTCAACGCACTGTATCGCCATGCCATTACCAATCCCGCCAAGTATGGCTTGACCAACGTTACCCAAGCCTGTTTAACCGAATCTCAGCGTTGCGATCAACCCGAACAGTTTTTGTTTTGGGATGGGATTCATCCAACTACGGCCGCCCATCAGGTTTTAGGAGAGGCTGCATTTGCTGCCATTCAAGACGCAGGAATGACTCGATCGCAGTTGGCCCAATTGCCGTAA
- a CDS encoding FAD-binding oxidoreductase gives MNSITHQLESIVGTDALCPWEALEPSLKHQITQAVAPNSTVEGVVYPETQEMLGEVIAWVDRHRCPVLICGSASKLHWGGLATGIQLVISTARLNRLVDHAVGDLTVTAEAGMKLSDLQAQLATAGQFLAIDPAYPDTATLGGIVATADTGALRQRYGSVRDMLIGLSIVRSDGQIAKAGGRVVKNVAGYDLMKLFTGSYGTLGAIAQVSFRIYPLPPASQTVFLTGKPESIANATATLLASGLSPVAIELVTPEVASVLINKQAMGLIVRFQSLDVSVAEQTEYLQQLGQTIGLHSQVFPGSDEQPLWQQLQEQMQAYPQETEITCKIGVLPSNAVDMLSKLGHLAPLSFGLIHAASGLGLLRFDTLSLEQLAQARALCQVEGGFLSVLAAPVAFKQSIDVWGYVGNAFATMKNLKQQFDPENLFSPHRFVNGI, from the coding sequence ATGAATTCGATCACACACCAGCTAGAGTCTATCGTTGGCACCGATGCCCTTTGCCCTTGGGAGGCTCTGGAACCGAGTCTGAAACACCAAATCACTCAAGCGGTAGCCCCAAATTCTACCGTGGAAGGGGTGGTTTACCCTGAAACGCAAGAAATGCTCGGGGAGGTGATAGCATGGGTCGATCGCCATCGGTGTCCTGTGTTGATCTGCGGCAGTGCTAGCAAGCTCCACTGGGGTGGATTGGCAACTGGCATTCAATTGGTGATCAGCACGGCTCGCCTCAATCGCTTAGTAGATCATGCTGTGGGGGATTTGACCGTGACGGCCGAAGCTGGAATGAAACTCTCAGATCTACAAGCTCAGCTAGCCACAGCCGGGCAATTTTTGGCGATCGATCCGGCTTATCCCGACACTGCAACGTTGGGTGGGATTGTGGCCACAGCCGACACAGGGGCGCTACGCCAACGATATGGCAGCGTCCGCGATATGTTGATTGGTTTATCGATCGTCCGTTCAGACGGTCAAATCGCTAAGGCCGGCGGGCGAGTCGTGAAGAACGTAGCGGGCTATGATCTGATGAAGTTATTCACTGGCTCCTATGGCACGTTAGGCGCAATCGCGCAGGTATCGTTTCGGATTTATCCGCTGCCCCCTGCCTCGCAAACGGTATTCCTAACGGGTAAACCAGAGTCCATTGCTAACGCGACAGCAACCCTATTGGCATCGGGATTATCACCAGTGGCGATCGAGCTAGTCACGCCGGAAGTAGCGTCAGTATTAATCAACAAGCAGGCAATGGGGCTGATTGTGCGGTTCCAAAGCTTGGATGTGAGCGTTGCTGAACAAACGGAATACTTGCAACAGCTTGGTCAGACGATCGGTTTACATAGCCAAGTCTTCCCTGGAAGCGATGAACAACCTCTATGGCAACAATTGCAAGAACAGATGCAGGCTTATCCCCAAGAAACCGAAATTACTTGCAAAATAGGAGTGTTACCGTCAAATGCGGTCGATATGCTCAGCAAGCTTGGCCATCTAGCTCCTTTAAGCTTTGGACTGATTCATGCCGCCAGTGGGCTAGGGTTGCTGCGGTTTGACACTTTATCACTAGAACAATTGGCACAAGCTCGTGCATTGTGTCAAGTTGAAGGTGGTTTCTTGAGTGTATTGGCGGCTCCGGTTGCGTTCAAACAGTCGATCGATGTTTGGGGCTACGTGGGGAATGCCTTCGCGACAATGAAAAACCTGAAGCAGCAATTTGATCCAGAGAATTTATTCAGCCCGCATCGATTTGTCAACGGAATTTAG
- a CDS encoding PAS domain S-box protein encodes MIQILLIDDNPTDRALAIRALEQSLSDLQVQPIMQAEALDQAIAQGRFDLVITEYNLGWTNGLAVLRTIKSHYSTCPVIMLTSSGSQEIAVEAMKAGLDDYVIKSPPRIARLPTAVSRALDNVTSQRRADELESRLHSLLNDLEVGVYRLLSDGSLLEGNPAFWRLLNVDWAAEAMPIAQLTNYFPSDFYTDLLAQLGQPDCSIKDTGSNHIHEVQLYQSGGGACWVRINKRCKTIQGKPVIAGIIEDISDRKQAEAKLYQREQAFRALVENSPDIVARQNRHLQFVYVNPTVEAAIGLLPEQLQHKTLLELGFPTTMANNWNRMVEQVFATGQSGATEFKYLSPHDGLRFYQTRFVPEFAQDGSISTVLSISRDVTDYKRAEMTVRENESRLRLILESAKDYAILTLDMSGRITSWNSGAQRLLGYEEAEILGQTVHIIFTREDNDQGQADKELQVAATEGRANDERWHVRKDGSLFWASGLVMALRDEANQVHGFLKIMQDRTEQQRTQEALRLSESRYRTLANAVSLLMWVNDAKGNIQFFNQRWQAYTGKTTLELNVGLWRDLIHPDDFQRTFDTRVTAIQRGEPYEVKCRLKRFDQTYRWHLARVVPLKDDRGEVISWFGTATDIEDLQRLEAEQRFLAETSSTLAASLDYQTTLRTIAQLAVPFLADYCFFDIVAVDNKIERITWYHVNAETQEWFAQAPQHVPQMTDTHPVAQVLMSGDAILVPQVTDQWMQSIATSPDHLQFMRTARLQSTMTVPLIARDRRLGALTVCYTAESGRTYSEAELALAKELAHRAALALDNAQLYYQAQEANRIKDEFLAVLSHELRSPLNPILGWTKLLRTRKFDAAATDRALATIERNAKVQIQLIDDLLDVARILRGKLSLQITAVDLATTIEAAIETVRLAADAKSIQIQTHFTPDVGPIAGDAGRLQQVVWNLLSNAVKFTPVEGQIEVRLEQGLGNLAVSTGWETRNPISESLTATSSPSAIHYVEITVTDTGKGITPDVIPYIFDYFRQADSSTTRNFGGLGLGLAIVRHIVEIHGGTVHASSRGEGQGSTFVVRLPQRKFAHSDENREADRSLLVSNSLPLAGIRALVVDDEADARELLTVTLQQAGAIVVTAASAMEALEILNQFASPPTSQSVSQSDTDSKLDILISDIGMPDVDGYMLMQRVRSLSTEQAKLPAIALTAYAGESNQKKAIAAGFYHHLAKPIEPDVLVQIVEMLVGRKDKGRG; translated from the coding sequence ATGATTCAGATTCTGCTTATTGATGACAATCCAACTGATCGAGCATTGGCAATTCGCGCCCTAGAGCAGAGTTTGTCCGATTTGCAGGTTCAACCGATCATGCAAGCAGAGGCTCTTGATCAAGCGATCGCACAGGGGCGATTTGACTTAGTGATCACCGAGTACAATTTGGGTTGGACAAATGGCTTAGCGGTTTTGCGTACCATCAAATCTCACTATTCAACCTGTCCGGTCATTATGCTAACCAGCAGCGGCTCCCAGGAAATTGCGGTCGAAGCCATGAAGGCAGGGCTAGATGATTATGTGATTAAGTCTCCACCGCGCATAGCCCGATTGCCAACTGCGGTTAGTCGAGCGCTTGATAATGTCACTAGTCAGCGTCGTGCCGATGAACTGGAGTCGCGGCTGCACTCCTTGCTAAATGACTTAGAAGTGGGGGTGTATCGTCTGCTATCCGACGGTAGCCTTCTAGAAGGAAACCCAGCCTTCTGGCGATTGTTGAATGTAGACTGGGCGGCCGAGGCCATGCCAATCGCACAGTTGACTAACTATTTTCCCTCAGACTTCTATACCGACTTGCTGGCGCAACTAGGACAACCTGATTGCTCTATCAAAGACACTGGCTCGAATCACATTCACGAGGTGCAACTATATCAATCTGGGGGCGGCGCGTGCTGGGTGCGGATTAATAAACGCTGTAAAACGATCCAAGGTAAGCCAGTCATAGCGGGCATTATTGAAGATATTAGCGATCGCAAACAAGCAGAAGCCAAGCTATATCAACGAGAACAAGCTTTCCGAGCGCTGGTAGAAAACTCACCCGATATCGTCGCTCGGCAAAATCGGCACTTGCAGTTTGTGTATGTCAATCCTACCGTTGAAGCAGCGATCGGGCTGTTGCCAGAGCAATTGCAACACAAAACCCTACTGGAACTTGGCTTTCCTACAACCATGGCAAATAACTGGAATCGCATGGTGGAACAGGTGTTTGCAACCGGACAAAGCGGAGCCACCGAGTTCAAATATCTGTCTCCCCACGATGGGCTGCGATTTTACCAAACGCGGTTTGTGCCAGAGTTTGCCCAAGACGGATCTATCTCAACCGTGCTCTCAATTTCGCGAGATGTCACCGACTATAAGCGGGCTGAAATGACGGTCCGGGAAAATGAGTCCCGATTACGGCTGATCTTAGAAAGTGCTAAAGACTATGCCATTCTCACGCTGGATATGTCTGGACGCATCACCAGTTGGAACTCTGGAGCACAGCGCCTATTGGGGTACGAAGAAGCGGAAATTTTGGGGCAGACGGTACACATCATTTTTACCCGTGAAGACAATGACCAGGGTCAAGCTGATAAGGAATTGCAGGTTGCCGCTACTGAAGGGCGAGCCAACGATGAACGCTGGCATGTGCGCAAGGACGGCAGTTTGTTTTGGGCCAGTGGGTTGGTGATGGCGCTGCGAGATGAAGCCAACCAAGTGCACGGTTTTCTCAAGATCATGCAAGATCGAACAGAGCAACAACGCACCCAAGAAGCACTGCGGTTGAGTGAGAGCCGCTATCGCACATTGGCGAATGCGGTATCGCTGTTGATGTGGGTGAATGATGCCAAAGGCAATATCCAGTTTTTCAATCAGCGCTGGCAAGCCTATACGGGCAAAACTACCTTAGAGTTGAATGTGGGGCTATGGCGCGATCTCATTCACCCCGATGACTTTCAACGCACCTTTGATACGCGAGTAACGGCCATTCAGCGCGGCGAACCCTATGAAGTGAAATGTCGCTTGAAGCGATTTGACCAAACCTATCGCTGGCATTTGGCGCGGGTTGTGCCCTTGAAAGACGATCGCGGTGAAGTTATATCCTGGTTTGGCACGGCAACGGATATTGAAGATTTACAGCGCCTCGAGGCAGAGCAACGGTTTTTGGCGGAAACGAGTTCAACGCTGGCGGCTTCGCTCGATTATCAAACTACGTTAAGGACGATCGCCCAATTAGCGGTTCCGTTCCTTGCTGATTATTGCTTTTTTGACATTGTGGCGGTAGACAACAAAATTGAGCGCATCACTTGGTATCACGTTAATGCTGAAACTCAGGAGTGGTTTGCGCAAGCACCGCAGCATGTGCCGCAAATGACCGATACCCATCCCGTTGCCCAAGTCTTGATGAGCGGTGACGCTATCTTGGTGCCGCAGGTGACAGATCAATGGATGCAATCGATCGCCACCAGTCCAGACCATTTGCAGTTTATGCGTACGGCTCGGTTGCAATCAACCATGACTGTGCCGCTGATTGCCCGCGATCGACGCTTGGGAGCCTTAACGGTTTGCTATACTGCCGAGTCTGGCCGCACGTATTCAGAAGCAGAGCTAGCCTTAGCCAAGGAGCTAGCTCACCGGGCGGCCCTGGCCCTCGACAATGCCCAACTTTATTACCAAGCGCAAGAAGCCAATCGAATTAAGGACGAGTTTTTAGCCGTTCTATCGCATGAATTACGATCTCCACTAAACCCAATTTTGGGCTGGACAAAACTGCTGCGCACACGCAAATTTGATGCGGCTGCTACCGATCGTGCCCTAGCTACCATTGAACGCAACGCCAAAGTCCAAATTCAATTGATTGACGATTTGTTAGACGTAGCACGAATTCTGCGCGGCAAGCTGTCTTTACAAATCACTGCTGTTGATCTAGCCACCACCATTGAAGCTGCGATCGAGACTGTGCGACTGGCCGCCGACGCCAAATCAATCCAAATTCAAACCCACTTTACCCCCGATGTGGGCCCCATCGCGGGAGATGCCGGACGACTTCAGCAGGTAGTTTGGAATTTGCTGTCAAATGCGGTCAAGTTCACCCCTGTAGAAGGCCAAATCGAAGTACGGTTAGAACAAGGCCTGGGCAATTTGGCAGTGAGCACGGGTTGGGAAACACGCAATCCTATCTCCGAATCGCTAACCGCCACTTCGTCACCCTCTGCCATTCACTATGTAGAAATCACCGTCACCGATACGGGCAAGGGCATTACTCCGGACGTGATTCCCTACATTTTTGATTATTTCCGCCAGGCAGATAGTTCCACGACACGCAACTTTGGAGGATTGGGATTAGGACTGGCAATCGTTCGCCACATTGTCGAAATTCACGGCGGCACTGTTCATGCTAGCAGCCGTGGAGAGGGACAAGGGTCTACCTTTGTGGTGCGACTACCACAGCGAAAGTTTGCACATAGCGACGAAAATCGAGAAGCCGATCGATCGCTCCTAGTTTCAAATTCGTTACCCTTAGCCGGAATTCGGGCATTGGTGGTGGATGATGAAGCAGATGCCCGCGAATTACTGACCGTGACGCTGCAACAAGCTGGGGCAATTGTGGTTACGGCCGCTTCAGCCATGGAGGCATTAGAAATTCTCAACCAATTTGCTTCTCCACCCACTTCTCAGTCTGTTTCTCAATCCGATACTGATTCCAAACTTGATATTTTGATTAGTGACATCGGGATGCCCGATGTAGACGGCTATATGTTAATGCAACGGGTTCGCTCTTTGTCTACTGAGCAAGCCAAGCTACCAGCGATTGCCCTCACTGCCTATGCTGGAGAGTCGAACCAAAAAAAGGCAATAGCCGCAGGATTCTATCACCATTTGGCGAAACCGATCGAACCAGACGTATTGGTACAAATCGTTGAAATGCTGGTTGGAAGAAAAGACAAAGGCAGAGGGTAA
- the argG gene encoding argininosuccinate synthase: protein MKAQDLKGKTIAFAGSGGLDSCTITRWLTDQGVKVVCFTADLGQPDEDDIEAIRSRMLAAGAVDFVMLPCRDAIAAIGVDVIQAQACYEGRYWNTTGIARCVLAKAMIEEMKQRGLTVFSHGATGRGNDQVRFQLITNMLAPEFDVYAPWRDESFLAQFPGRSEMIDFCQAKGLAITASKDKPYSTDANLLGLTHESGLLEDLKTPAQFVKPIMGCYPQDAPDQAEELSIRFEQGRPVAINGQTVSLVEAFLQTNAIGGKHGIGIGTHLVENRFVGIKSRGVYESPGVEILGTCYAYLLQLILDRRAREFYDQLSLLIAKQIYQGYWYDLATQMALRAIARTAELATGTITILVYKGTISFLSAVDVPHILYSEENASMEGVGEYNHSDSEGLLRVFGVSARVLATSGQVTLERNSQDLL from the coding sequence ATGAAAGCGCAAGACCTGAAAGGAAAAACGATCGCCTTTGCTGGTTCGGGCGGGTTGGATAGCTGCACCATTACTCGGTGGCTGACTGACCAAGGTGTGAAGGTCGTATGCTTCACGGCGGATCTGGGACAGCCCGATGAAGATGACATTGAAGCGATTCGATCGCGCATGTTGGCTGCCGGAGCCGTCGATTTCGTCATGCTACCTTGCCGAGATGCCATTGCTGCGATCGGGGTGGATGTGATTCAAGCTCAAGCCTGCTATGAAGGACGTTATTGGAACACTACAGGAATTGCTCGTTGTGTATTGGCAAAAGCTATGATCGAAGAGATGAAACAGCGCGGCCTAACGGTGTTTAGCCACGGGGCCACCGGGCGCGGCAATGACCAAGTGCGGTTTCAACTGATTACCAATATGCTGGCTCCCGAATTTGATGTGTATGCCCCCTGGCGCGATGAAAGCTTTTTAGCCCAATTTCCGGGACGCAGCGAAATGATTGATTTCTGTCAAGCGAAGGGGCTGGCCATTACCGCTTCGAAAGACAAGCCCTATTCCACGGATGCCAACTTGTTGGGGTTGACGCATGAATCCGGCTTGCTAGAAGACTTAAAAACACCAGCACAGTTCGTTAAGCCAATCATGGGATGCTATCCCCAAGATGCACCCGATCAAGCGGAAGAACTGAGCATTCGCTTTGAGCAGGGTCGCCCAGTGGCGATTAACGGTCAAACCGTCAGCTTGGTTGAGGCATTCTTGCAAACGAATGCGATCGGCGGTAAGCACGGGATTGGCATTGGTACCCATTTGGTAGAGAATCGCTTTGTAGGAATTAAATCACGCGGGGTCTATGAAAGCCCTGGGGTGGAAATTTTGGGAACCTGCTATGCTTATCTGCTGCAATTGATTCTCGATCGCCGGGCTCGTGAGTTTTATGACCAACTGTCACTGCTGATTGCCAAGCAAATCTATCAAGGCTACTGGTACGATCTGGCAACGCAGATGGCGTTACGGGCGATCGCACGCACAGCTGAACTAGCGACTGGAACAATCACCATTTTGGTTTACAAAGGCACCATTTCCTTCCTCTCAGCAGTGGACGTGCCTCACATTCTCTATTCAGAAGAAAATGCATCTATGGAAGGGGTGGGCGAGTATAATCACTCCGACTCGGAAGGACTGCTGCGAGTGTTTGGCGTCAGTGCTCGAGTTTTAGCCACCAGTGGTCAGGTTACATTGGAACGTAATAGTCAGGACTTGCTCTGA
- a CDS encoding (Fe-S)-binding protein — translation MTTNLPSEISSVSIDFTDIQTTFANGFDHNHPPDPKLIDACVHCGFCLSTCPSYRVIGKETDSPRGRIYLMDAINEGDAPLSSASVQHFDSCLGCLACVTTCPSGVQYDKLIAATRPQIERNHLRGLGDRLFRKLIFSLFPYPNRLRLMLAPLALYQKLGVSNLVRSTGLLQRLAPRLAAMESLLPNITAKSFQDSLPTVIPAQGEKRYRVGMILGCVQRLLFSEVNEATARVLSANGCEVVIPKSQGCCAALPYHQGQEAQGQALARQMIDAFEGTNVDAVIINAAGCGHTLKEYDRILQNDPNYRDKAAEFAPKVKDVQEFLSAIGLTATLHPLQAEPLTIVYQDACHLLHGQKISLQPRQLLRQIPGVTLREPIDAALCCGSAGVYNMLQPDVAEELGQQKVANLLNTGATLIASSNPGCSLQILKHLHQQNRTVPVIHPIRLLDASIRAIGLADLF, via the coding sequence ATGACCACCAATTTACCGTCAGAAATCTCTTCCGTTTCAATTGATTTTACCGATATTCAAACTACGTTTGCGAACGGATTTGATCATAATCATCCACCTGATCCAAAGTTGATTGATGCTTGTGTCCACTGTGGGTTTTGTCTATCTACATGCCCCAGCTATCGCGTTATTGGCAAAGAGACTGATTCACCCCGCGGTCGCATTTACCTTATGGATGCAATCAACGAAGGAGACGCTCCCCTTTCCTCTGCCAGTGTTCAACATTTTGATTCTTGTCTTGGCTGTTTGGCCTGTGTTACCACCTGTCCATCTGGGGTGCAATATGACAAGCTAATTGCCGCCACTCGTCCTCAAATTGAGCGTAATCATCTCAGAGGTTTGGGCGATCGGCTATTCCGGAAACTCATCTTCTCGCTGTTCCCTTACCCAAATCGGCTGCGGCTGATGCTGGCTCCATTGGCCCTATACCAGAAATTGGGCGTGTCAAACCTAGTGCGATCGACTGGGCTGCTGCAACGACTTGCACCTCGGTTAGCGGCAATGGAATCGCTGTTGCCCAACATCACCGCAAAATCGTTTCAGGACTCCTTACCCACGGTGATCCCGGCTCAAGGCGAGAAACGCTATCGGGTGGGGATGATTCTAGGCTGTGTACAGCGCTTGCTGTTTAGCGAAGTGAACGAAGCCACGGCTCGCGTGTTGAGCGCCAACGGCTGCGAGGTTGTCATTCCCAAGTCGCAAGGATGTTGCGCTGCCTTGCCATACCACCAAGGGCAGGAAGCCCAAGGGCAAGCACTGGCTCGTCAAATGATCGATGCCTTCGAGGGAACCAACGTAGATGCAGTGATTATCAATGCGGCTGGCTGTGGACATACGCTCAAGGAATACGATCGCATCCTGCAAAACGACCCAAACTATCGTGACAAAGCTGCCGAATTTGCCCCCAAAGTCAAAGATGTCCAGGAATTTCTCAGTGCCATTGGATTAACCGCAACACTGCATCCTCTGCAAGCAGAACCGCTGACGATCGTGTATCAGGATGCCTGCCATTTGCTACACGGGCAAAAAATCAGTCTGCAACCTCGTCAGTTGCTGCGGCAAATTCCCGGTGTCACATTACGAGAGCCGATCGATGCAGCCCTTTGCTGTGGCAGCGCTGGCGTATACAACATGCTGCAACCCGATGTTGCCGAAGAATTGGGACAACAGAAAGTTGCCAATTTGCTCAATACCGGTGCAACGCTGATTGCCTCGTCTAATCCGGGTTGTTCGCTACAAATTCTCAAACATTTGCATCAACAAAACCGAACAGTCCCTGTCATTCATCCCATTCGGTTGTTGGATGCTTCAATTCGAGCTATTGGATTAGCTGACTTATTCTAG